A window of the Gemmatirosa kalamazoonensis genome harbors these coding sequences:
- the secY gene encoding preprotein translocase subunit SecY, producing the protein MAQSNPAAALANIYRTPELWQKIVFTFVCLLIYRVGAHVTAPGVDVQALTDYFASQRGGGGLLGLYDLFVGGGLSRATIFALGIMPYISASIFIQIAGAVVPTVDKMQKDEEGRKRLNQWTRYITVGLAAVQAYGFALFTQSLPNAVSHPGFGFLMQEIVFLTTGAIFVMWLGEQITERGIGNGASLLIFFSIIERFWPGILDTIRFVSTGAVAPLALVVLGIVMVGVVAGVVAITVAARRVMVQIPQRTMARGRMREATKNFIPLRINTAGVMPIIFAQSVIVVPGAFAQFSGIQSMRDVAEYLQPGTWLYYVLMTILIIVFTYFYTAIIFNPVDLAENLKKQGGFVPGVKPGAKTAEYIDQVISRITFPGAVFLAIIALLPIAIAKLVNVPFQFGGTSLLIVVGVALDTMTQMQQHLLLRKYDGFMKKGRVRFRGRQATGGF; encoded by the coding sequence ATGGCCCAGTCCAACCCGGCGGCAGCGCTCGCCAACATCTATCGCACACCGGAGCTCTGGCAGAAGATCGTCTTCACGTTCGTCTGCCTGCTGATCTACCGGGTCGGCGCGCACGTGACGGCGCCGGGTGTCGATGTGCAGGCGCTCACCGACTACTTCGCGAGCCAGCGAGGGGGCGGCGGCCTCCTCGGGCTGTACGACCTGTTCGTCGGCGGCGGGCTGTCGAGGGCGACGATCTTCGCCCTCGGCATCATGCCGTACATCTCGGCCAGCATCTTCATCCAGATCGCCGGCGCCGTGGTGCCGACGGTGGACAAGATGCAGAAGGACGAGGAGGGCCGGAAACGGCTCAACCAGTGGACGCGCTACATCACGGTCGGACTGGCCGCGGTGCAGGCGTACGGCTTCGCGCTGTTCACGCAGTCGCTGCCCAACGCGGTGTCGCACCCCGGGTTCGGCTTCCTGATGCAGGAGATCGTCTTCCTGACGACGGGCGCGATCTTCGTGATGTGGCTCGGCGAGCAGATCACGGAGCGCGGCATCGGCAACGGCGCGTCGCTGCTGATCTTCTTCTCGATCATCGAGCGGTTCTGGCCGGGCATCCTCGACACGATCCGCTTCGTGTCGACGGGCGCGGTGGCGCCGCTGGCGCTGGTGGTGCTCGGCATCGTGATGGTCGGCGTCGTCGCGGGCGTCGTCGCGATCACGGTCGCAGCGCGGCGCGTGATGGTGCAGATCCCGCAGCGCACGATGGCGCGTGGCCGGATGCGCGAGGCGACGAAGAACTTCATCCCGCTGCGCATCAACACGGCGGGCGTGATGCCGATCATCTTCGCCCAGTCGGTGATCGTCGTGCCGGGCGCGTTCGCGCAGTTCAGCGGCATCCAGTCGATGCGCGACGTCGCCGAGTACCTGCAGCCGGGCACGTGGCTGTACTACGTGCTGATGACGATCCTGATCATCGTGTTCACGTACTTCTACACGGCGATCATCTTCAACCCGGTGGACCTCGCCGAGAACCTGAAGAAGCAGGGCGGGTTCGTGCCGGGCGTGAAGCCGGGCGCGAAGACGGCGGAGTACATCGACCAGGTGATCTCCCGGATCACGTTCCCGGGCGCGGTCTTCCTGGCGATCATCGCGCTCCTCCCGATCGCGATCGCGAAGCTCGTGAACGTGCCGTTCCAGTTCGGAGGCACCTCGCTGCTCATCGTGGTCGGCGTCGCGCTGGACACGATGACGCAGATGCAGCAGCATCTGCTGCTGCGGAAGTACGACGGCTTCATGAAGAAGGGCCGCGTGCGCTTCCGCGGGCGTCAGGCGACGGGCGGCTTCTAA
- a CDS encoding adenylate kinase yields the protein MDIVLFGKPGAGKGTQAPRLAEALGAQILATGDVLRAAVKEGTTRGLQAKSYMDRGALVPDDVILGIVKEALATPKYAGGAVLDGVVRTVPQAEGLERVLCELGRRLDAVLVFDIEDDEIVRRIGGRVVCDVCQTPFMGREPGEPCPKPERDGGHLVRRKDDEPEAVRNRLSVYRDQTLPVLAWYEQHGAKVCEIDAVGAVDDVTRRALGCLS from the coding sequence ATGGACATCGTTCTGTTCGGCAAGCCCGGCGCGGGCAAGGGGACCCAGGCGCCGCGCCTCGCGGAGGCGCTCGGCGCACAGATCCTCGCCACCGGCGACGTGCTGCGTGCGGCGGTCAAGGAAGGGACGACGCGCGGGCTCCAGGCGAAGTCGTACATGGACCGCGGCGCGCTCGTCCCGGACGACGTGATCCTCGGGATCGTGAAGGAGGCGCTCGCGACGCCGAAGTACGCCGGCGGCGCGGTGCTCGACGGCGTGGTGCGCACGGTGCCGCAGGCGGAGGGGCTCGAGCGGGTGCTGTGCGAGCTCGGTCGCCGGCTCGACGCGGTGCTCGTGTTCGACATCGAGGACGACGAGATCGTGCGGCGCATCGGCGGACGCGTGGTGTGCGACGTCTGCCAGACGCCGTTCATGGGGCGCGAGCCGGGCGAGCCGTGCCCGAAGCCCGAGCGCGACGGCGGCCACCTCGTGCGCCGCAAGGACGACGAGCCGGAGGCGGTCCGCAACCGCCTGTCGGTGTATCGCGACCAGACGCTGCCGGTGCTGGCGTGGTACGAGCAGCACGGCGCGAAAGTGTGCGAGATCGACGCGGTGGGCGCGGTGGACGACGTCACCCGCCGCGCGTTAGGCTGCCTCTCCTGA
- the map gene encoding type I methionyl aminopeptidase, which translates to MIQLKSAREIDAMARGGKILAATLALLRGEVRPGVSTGELDKIGEEFIRSHAGAVPAFKGLYGFPGSVCTSVNHEIVHGIPSRKRVLEEGDIVSLDVGVKFEGFYTDAAETVAVGAIAPEHQRLLDVTREALAAGIDAARLGNHVGDIGFAVQTIVERAGFSVVRELVGHGVGVGPHEDPQVPNYGKPKRGTKLAPGLTIAIEPMVNAGLPGTRTLGDKWTVVTIDGKRSAHFEHTVAVTEDGPRVLTALSA; encoded by the coding sequence GTGATCCAGTTGAAGAGCGCGCGCGAGATCGACGCGATGGCGCGCGGCGGGAAGATTCTCGCCGCGACGCTCGCGCTGCTGCGCGGCGAGGTGCGCCCGGGCGTCTCCACGGGGGAGCTCGACAAGATCGGCGAGGAGTTCATCCGCTCGCATGCGGGCGCGGTGCCGGCGTTCAAGGGACTGTACGGCTTTCCCGGGAGCGTCTGCACGTCGGTGAACCACGAGATCGTGCACGGGATCCCGTCGCGCAAGCGGGTGCTCGAGGAGGGCGACATCGTGTCGCTCGACGTCGGCGTGAAGTTCGAGGGCTTCTACACCGACGCGGCGGAGACCGTGGCGGTCGGCGCGATCGCGCCGGAGCACCAGCGGCTGCTCGACGTGACGCGCGAGGCGCTCGCCGCCGGCATCGACGCGGCGCGGCTCGGCAACCACGTGGGCGACATCGGCTTCGCCGTGCAGACGATCGTCGAGCGCGCGGGGTTCAGCGTGGTGCGCGAGCTCGTGGGCCACGGCGTGGGCGTCGGGCCGCACGAGGACCCGCAGGTGCCGAACTACGGCAAGCCGAAGCGCGGGACCAAGCTCGCCCCCGGGCTCACGATCGCCATCGAGCCGATGGTGAACGCGGGGCTGCCGGGGACGCGCACGCTCGGCGACAAGTGGACCGTCGTGACCATCGACGGCAAGCGCTCGGCCCACTTCGAGCACACGGTCGCCGTGACGGAAGACGGGCCGCGGGTGCTGACCGCGCTGTCCGCCTAA
- the ftcD gene encoding glutamate formimidoyltransferase, translating into MKLVECVPNFSEGRRPEVVAAIRDAIAAVDGVTILDVSSDASHNRTVVTFVVTAESAVAAAYAGIAKAAELIDLTTHQGEHPRLGATDVVPFVPLEAWGSTMQDCVALARELGERVARELSIPVYLYERAATRPDRENLADVRRGEFEGLRAEIETNASRVPDFGAPRVHRTAGATVIGARPFLVAYNVYLGPATNLQVAKDVAKAVRGSSGGLRYVKALGLEVDGQAQVSMNLVDTERTPMYRAYEMVRSEAAAHGVAPTWSELVGLVPERALLEAGARHVQLRGFGPSMLLEHKVREAVQGGTSLSGFVASVASATPTPGGGSVAAHAGALAAALAQMVAGLTVGKKKYAAVDDEMKETALRAASLGNRLAALVAEDATAYERVSVAYKLPKDSDEQSAARAAAVADALLGAARVPLETARAATDVAELAAAVAERGNTNAVTDAGVAALLAEAACRGAVYNVRVNVAALDDKTPAEPLVTEAAALLGRAQRASQVAQAAVERAL; encoded by the coding sequence ATGAAACTCGTCGAGTGCGTCCCGAACTTCAGTGAGGGGCGCCGCCCCGAGGTCGTCGCCGCCATCCGCGACGCCATCGCCGCCGTCGACGGCGTCACGATCCTCGATGTCTCGTCCGACGCGTCCCACAACCGCACCGTCGTCACGTTCGTCGTCACCGCGGAGTCGGCCGTCGCCGCGGCGTACGCGGGGATCGCGAAGGCCGCGGAGCTGATCGACCTCACGACGCACCAGGGCGAGCACCCACGCCTCGGCGCCACCGACGTCGTGCCGTTCGTGCCGCTCGAGGCGTGGGGCAGCACCATGCAGGACTGCGTCGCCCTCGCGCGCGAGCTCGGCGAGCGCGTCGCGCGCGAGCTGTCGATCCCCGTGTACCTGTACGAGCGCGCCGCGACGCGTCCGGACCGCGAGAACCTCGCCGACGTCCGTCGCGGCGAGTTCGAGGGGCTGCGCGCCGAGATCGAGACGAACGCGTCGCGTGTGCCCGACTTCGGCGCGCCACGCGTGCATCGAACGGCCGGCGCCACCGTCATCGGCGCGCGTCCGTTCCTCGTCGCGTACAACGTATACCTCGGCCCCGCGACGAACCTGCAGGTCGCGAAGGACGTCGCGAAAGCGGTGCGCGGCTCGTCGGGTGGGCTGCGCTACGTGAAGGCGTTAGGCCTCGAGGTCGACGGGCAGGCGCAGGTGTCGATGAACCTCGTCGACACCGAGCGTACGCCGATGTACCGCGCATACGAGATGGTGCGGAGCGAGGCCGCGGCGCACGGCGTGGCGCCGACGTGGAGCGAGCTGGTGGGACTCGTGCCGGAGCGTGCGCTGCTCGAGGCGGGCGCGCGTCACGTGCAGCTGCGCGGCTTCGGGCCGTCGATGCTGCTCGAGCACAAGGTGCGCGAGGCCGTGCAGGGCGGCACGTCGCTCAGCGGGTTCGTCGCGTCCGTCGCGTCGGCCACCCCCACGCCCGGTGGCGGCTCCGTCGCCGCGCACGCCGGCGCCCTCGCCGCGGCGCTCGCCCAGATGGTCGCCGGCCTCACGGTGGGCAAGAAGAAGTACGCCGCGGTCGACGACGAGATGAAGGAGACCGCGCTGCGCGCCGCGTCGTTAGGCAACCGCCTCGCCGCGCTCGTCGCCGAGGACGCGACGGCGTACGAGCGCGTCAGCGTGGCGTACAAGCTCCCGAAGGACTCCGACGAGCAGTCCGCCGCGCGCGCCGCCGCCGTCGCCGATGCGCTGCTGGGCGCCGCGCGCGTGCCGCTCGAGACCGCGCGTGCCGCCACCGACGTCGCGGAGCTCGCCGCCGCCGTGGCCGAGCGGGGGAACACGAACGCCGTGACCGACGCCGGCGTCGCCGCGCTGCTCGCCGAGGCCGCGTGCCGGGGCGCCGTCTACAACGTCCGCGTCAACGTCGCCGCGCTCGACGACAAGACGCCCGCCGAGCCGCTCGTCACCGAAGCGGCCGCGCTGTTAGGCCGCGCGCAGCGCGCCAGCCAGGTCGCCCAGGCCGCCGTCGAGCGCGCGCTCTGA
- a CDS encoding inositol monophosphatase family protein gives MSFAQGRNAPEEHQGDSSGTVAPTALLPHMRDAAERAAEFIRRHVTGVGELTWEHKGPADFVSLVDRGAEETIRERLLGAFPNAVFLGEETYDPAASLGADLAFVVDPLDGTTNFLHGFPWYAVSIAATHAGEPVAGVVLNVPTGEEFSAAAGGGAWREVDGRREHIRVSANDAPARALVGTGFPFKGIDRIDEYLRQFAAITRQAAGIRRPGAAALDLCDVACGRFDAFWELTLAPWDIAAGIVIIREAGGIVTDLAGAPPRVAHTGLVAGGPAMHAWLMDTLRNA, from the coding sequence GTGTCATTCGCGCAAGGTAGAAACGCCCCCGAGGAGCATCAAGGCGACTCCTCCGGCACGGTCGCGCCGACGGCGCTGCTGCCGCACATGCGCGACGCGGCGGAGCGCGCGGCGGAGTTCATTCGTCGCCACGTCACCGGCGTCGGCGAGCTGACGTGGGAGCACAAGGGTCCGGCCGACTTCGTGAGCCTCGTCGACCGCGGGGCCGAGGAGACGATTCGCGAGCGGCTGCTCGGCGCGTTCCCGAACGCGGTGTTCCTCGGTGAGGAGACGTACGACCCTGCGGCCTCGCTCGGCGCCGACCTCGCGTTCGTCGTCGATCCGCTCGACGGGACGACGAACTTCCTGCACGGTTTTCCGTGGTACGCGGTGTCCATCGCGGCGACGCACGCCGGCGAGCCGGTCGCGGGCGTCGTGCTGAACGTCCCGACCGGCGAGGAGTTCTCGGCCGCCGCCGGCGGCGGCGCGTGGCGCGAGGTCGACGGCCGGCGCGAGCACATTCGCGTCTCGGCGAACGACGCCCCCGCGCGCGCGCTCGTCGGCACCGGCTTCCCGTTCAAGGGGATCGACCGCATCGACGAGTACCTGCGGCAGTTCGCGGCGATCACGCGCCAGGCCGCGGGCATCCGCCGTCCCGGCGCCGCGGCGCTCGACCTGTGCGACGTGGCGTGCGGGCGCTTCGATGCGTTCTGGGAGCTCACGCTCGCGCCGTGGGACATCGCCGCGGGCATCGTCATCATTCGAGAGGCCGGCGGCATCGTCACCGACCTCGCCGGCGCGCCCCCGCGCGTGGCGCACACGGGCCTCGTCGCCGGCGGCCCGGCGATGCACGCGTGGCTGATGGACACGCTGCGGAACGCCTAA
- the trpS gene encoding tryptophan--tRNA ligase has product MTRIFSGIQPSGELHIGNYLGAVKNWVQLQTQHPGAIFCIVDYHALTGIYEPQSLRKRTYDMAVSLLAAGIDPAHATLYVQSAVPEHTELAWIFNTITPVGELERQTQYKDKASRQESVLAGILNYPVLQAADILLYKADAVPVGEDQVQHLELSREIARKWNTRFSPEGAPYFPEPKALLTPTRRIMGLDGQAKMSKSMGNTVGLLEDSDSVWAKLRPAVTDPARVRKTDPGTPEVCNIYHLHKAFSPPPVVEEVAVKCSTAGWGCIECKKVLFEHMETELVPIRRRASELRDAPERVTEILATGAERCREIAGQTMREVKEAMGMLG; this is encoded by the coding sequence ATGACACGGATCTTCAGCGGCATCCAGCCGTCGGGGGAACTGCACATCGGGAACTATCTCGGTGCGGTGAAGAACTGGGTGCAGCTCCAGACCCAGCACCCCGGCGCGATCTTCTGCATCGTCGACTATCACGCCCTCACCGGCATCTACGAGCCGCAGTCGCTGCGCAAGCGGACGTACGACATGGCCGTCTCGCTGCTCGCCGCCGGCATCGACCCCGCGCACGCCACGCTGTACGTGCAGAGCGCGGTGCCGGAACATACCGAGCTGGCGTGGATCTTCAACACGATCACGCCCGTGGGAGAGCTCGAGCGGCAGACGCAGTACAAGGACAAAGCGTCGCGTCAGGAGAGCGTGCTCGCGGGCATCCTGAACTACCCGGTGCTGCAGGCCGCGGACATCCTGCTGTACAAGGCCGACGCCGTGCCCGTCGGCGAGGACCAGGTGCAGCACCTGGAGCTCTCGCGGGAGATCGCGCGGAAGTGGAACACGCGGTTCTCACCGGAAGGAGCGCCGTACTTCCCGGAACCGAAGGCGCTGCTCACGCCGACGCGGCGCATCATGGGGCTCGACGGCCAGGCGAAGATGTCGAAGTCGATGGGCAACACCGTCGGACTGCTCGAGGACTCCGACAGCGTGTGGGCGAAGCTGCGTCCCGCCGTCACCGACCCGGCGCGCGTGCGGAAGACCGACCCGGGCACGCCGGAGGTGTGCAACATCTACCACCTGCACAAGGCGTTCAGCCCGCCGCCGGTGGTCGAGGAGGTCGCCGTGAAGTGCAGCACGGCGGGGTGGGGCTGCATCGAGTGCAAGAAGGTGCTGTTCGAGCACATGGAGACGGAGCTCGTGCCGATCCGGCGGCGCGCGAGCGAGCTGCGCGACGCGCCGGAGCGCGTGACGGAGATTCTCGCGACGGGCGCCGAGCGGTGCCGCGAGATCGCGGGGCAGACGATGCGCGAGGTGAAGGAAGCGATGGGGATGCTCGGATGA
- a CDS encoding D-2-hydroxyacid dehydrogenase, which translates to MSSGLGTRDSGLGKESSPESRVPSPESRLVVADVRARAPAWTLTPEAEARLRAAVPEGWALHLVEAETISDGDGNPAPSPEVVDAIADAEVYFGFGMSAPLLAAAQQLRWVQSAAAGVKSLLGLGLPEQGILLTNAAGIHAAPMADLVLGGVIHFLRGFDVAVAQQREAQWVREPWVNPAAGAVDVRPREVADCRVLIFGAGGIGQAVARRFAALGACCVGVRRRPELGAPAGFERVVGDEALDDELRRADVVVLSAPATASTERVLDGRRLGLLQPGAIVVNVARGTLVDETALAEALAAGRLRGAVLDVYTQEPLPAASPLWRLPNVLATPHVSAVSPARFWDRMLALFLENWGRYRRGERLLNLVDASAGY; encoded by the coding sequence GTGAGCTCGGGACTCGGGACTCGGGACTCGGGACTCGGGAAGGAGTCGAGTCCCGAGTCCCGAGTCCCGAGTCCCGAATCCCGTCTCGTGGTCGCCGACGTCCGGGCGCGGGCGCCGGCCTGGACGCTGACTCCGGAGGCCGAGGCGAGGCTCCGCGCGGCGGTGCCCGAGGGGTGGGCGCTCCACCTCGTGGAAGCGGAGACGATCAGCGATGGGGACGGGAATCCCGCGCCGAGCCCCGAGGTCGTCGACGCGATAGCCGACGCGGAGGTCTACTTCGGATTCGGGATGTCGGCACCGCTGCTCGCGGCGGCGCAGCAGCTGCGGTGGGTGCAGAGCGCCGCGGCGGGGGTGAAGAGCCTCCTCGGCCTCGGCCTCCCGGAACAGGGGATCCTGCTCACGAACGCGGCGGGGATCCACGCGGCGCCGATGGCGGACCTCGTGCTCGGCGGTGTGATCCACTTCCTGCGCGGGTTCGACGTCGCCGTCGCCCAGCAACGCGAGGCGCAGTGGGTGCGCGAGCCGTGGGTGAACCCGGCCGCCGGCGCGGTCGACGTACGGCCCCGCGAGGTGGCCGACTGCCGGGTGCTCATCTTCGGCGCCGGAGGGATCGGCCAGGCGGTCGCCCGGCGGTTCGCGGCGCTCGGCGCGTGCTGCGTGGGGGTGCGCCGGCGGCCGGAGCTCGGCGCCCCGGCCGGGTTCGAGCGCGTGGTGGGGGACGAGGCGCTGGACGACGAGCTGCGCCGGGCCGACGTGGTCGTGCTCTCGGCGCCGGCCACGGCGAGCACCGAGCGGGTGCTGGACGGGCGACGGCTGGGGTTGCTCCAGCCGGGGGCGATCGTCGTCAACGTGGCGCGCGGCACGCTCGTCGACGAGACGGCGCTGGCCGAGGCGCTCGCCGCCGGGCGGTTGCGCGGCGCGGTGCTCGACGTCTACACCCAGGAGCCGCTCCCCGCCGCCAGCCCGCTCTGGAGGCTGCCGAACGTGCTCGCGACGCCGCACGTCTCGGCGGTGTCGCCTGCACGATTCTGGGACCGCATGCTGGCGCTCTTCCTCGAGAATTGGGGGCGCTATCGGCGGGGCGAGCGGCTGCTGAACCTGGTCGACGCGTCGGCCGGCTACTGA
- a CDS encoding type IV pilus twitching motility protein PilT has translation MEKILRAAVERGASDLHIKAGDAFRARIDGRLVPLTRQVLTHEQTRSIALGLLPTEADRARIDDLTDHDCSWTAAGLGRFRVNIMRQRGVLSIVMRLIPFDVPSLESLRLPPALAGIAGAERGMVLVTGVTGSGKSSTMAAMIRHINERTEKHIVTLENPIEFLHADAKSSVTQREIGVDTESFRSGLRAALRQDPDVILIGEMRDAETVDTAMKAAETGHLLVSTLHTPDAQSTILRVMAMFPPEEQQVVRLRLAESLHAVVSQRLLPRASGQGRVVAAEVMLVTAAIRDLISEGRVGEIRDFIEEGRTQYGMQTFDQHLADLVRAGDITYEVALGAATRPSDFALKFKVLERGVAAPAIPAPEAATAGAGLQGGSGFDFLNG, from the coding sequence ATGGAAAAGATCCTCCGCGCCGCCGTCGAGCGGGGCGCCTCCGACCTCCACATCAAGGCGGGCGACGCGTTCCGCGCCCGCATCGACGGCCGCCTCGTGCCGCTCACGCGGCAGGTGCTCACGCACGAGCAGACGCGGTCGATCGCGCTCGGGCTGCTCCCGACGGAGGCCGACCGGGCACGCATCGACGACCTCACGGACCACGACTGCTCGTGGACCGCGGCGGGGCTCGGCCGCTTCCGCGTGAACATCATGCGGCAGCGCGGCGTGCTGTCGATCGTGATGCGCCTCATCCCGTTCGATGTGCCGTCGCTCGAGTCGCTGCGGCTGCCGCCGGCGCTCGCCGGGATCGCGGGGGCCGAGCGCGGGATGGTGCTCGTGACCGGCGTCACCGGGTCCGGTAAGTCGAGCACGATGGCGGCGATGATCCGCCACATCAACGAGCGGACCGAGAAGCACATCGTGACGCTCGAGAACCCGATCGAGTTCCTGCACGCGGACGCGAAGAGTTCCGTGACGCAGCGCGAGATCGGCGTCGACACGGAGAGCTTCCGCTCGGGGCTGCGCGCCGCGCTGCGTCAGGATCCGGACGTCATCCTCATCGGCGAGATGCGCGACGCGGAGACGGTGGACACGGCGATGAAGGCGGCCGAGACGGGCCACCTGCTCGTGTCGACGCTGCACACGCCGGACGCGCAGAGCACGATCCTCCGCGTGATGGCGATGTTCCCGCCCGAGGAGCAGCAGGTCGTGCGGCTGCGTCTCGCGGAGTCGCTGCACGCGGTGGTGTCGCAGCGCCTGCTGCCGCGCGCGTCGGGGCAGGGGCGCGTGGTGGCCGCCGAGGTGATGCTCGTGACGGCGGCGATCCGCGATCTCATCTCCGAGGGGCGCGTGGGCGAGATCCGCGACTTCATCGAGGAAGGGCGGACGCAGTACGGCATGCAGACGTTCGACCAGCACCTCGCGGATCTCGTGCGCGCGGGCGACATCACCTACGAGGTGGCGCTCGGCGCGGCGACACGCCCGTCGGACTTCGCGCTGAAGTTCAAGGTGCTCGAGCGCGGCGTGGCCGCACCCGCGATCCCGGCGCCGGAGGCCGCGACGGCCGGGGCGGGGTTGCAAGGCGGCAGCGGGTTCGACTTCTTGAACGGGTGA
- a CDS encoding dihydrodipicolinate synthase family protein produces MPRTLGGMMVPLVSPFDATTGELAPERYARHVRYYVDLGVSGVVVAGSSGESALLDEGERAQLVAWAREAVPDDRWVVAGVGGESTRITVRRAHDAARAGADAVLVVAPHYYQRRMSDAALEAHFRRVADESPLPVLLYNVPAYAHLVLAPSLVATLAEHPNVIGMKDSAGNLPVLAEYLRAQGDGFRVLTGNGQTTRDALEMGASGAIVAVALFAAPLVMELERAMRAGDDAAARAVQARLTPLAKTIVAEQGPPGLKAAMDLVGLDGGVPRSPLLPLDDAERARTAAVLAECDVPEARAAGAYA; encoded by the coding sequence ATGCCCCGCACGTTAGGCGGCATGATGGTGCCGCTCGTCTCCCCGTTCGACGCGACCACGGGCGAGCTGGCGCCCGAGCGCTACGCGCGCCACGTGCGCTACTACGTCGACCTCGGCGTGTCGGGGGTCGTCGTCGCCGGGTCGAGCGGCGAGTCCGCGCTGCTCGACGAGGGAGAGCGCGCGCAGCTGGTGGCGTGGGCGCGCGAGGCGGTGCCCGACGACCGGTGGGTCGTCGCCGGCGTGGGCGGCGAGTCGACGCGCATCACCGTTAGGCGCGCGCACGACGCGGCGCGCGCGGGGGCCGACGCGGTGCTCGTCGTGGCGCCGCACTACTACCAGCGCCGCATGAGCGACGCCGCGCTCGAGGCGCACTTCCGCCGCGTGGCCGACGAGAGCCCGCTGCCGGTGCTGCTCTACAACGTGCCGGCGTATGCGCACCTCGTGCTGGCGCCGTCGCTCGTCGCGACGCTGGCCGAGCATCCGAACGTGATCGGCATGAAGGACAGCGCGGGCAACCTGCCGGTGCTCGCCGAGTACCTGCGCGCGCAGGGCGACGGCTTCCGCGTGCTCACCGGCAACGGCCAGACGACCCGCGACGCGCTGGAGATGGGCGCGAGCGGCGCGATCGTCGCCGTGGCGCTGTTCGCGGCGCCGCTCGTGATGGAGCTGGAGCGCGCGATGCGTGCGGGCGACGACGCAGCCGCGCGCGCGGTGCAGGCGCGCCTCACGCCGCTCGCGAAGACGATCGTCGCCGAGCAGGGACCGCCGGGGCTGAAGGCGGCGATGGACCTCGTGGGGCTCGACGGCGGGGTGCCGCGTTCGCCGCTGCTGCCGCTCGACGACGCGGAGCGCGCCCGCACCGCGGCGGTGCTCGCCGAGTGCGACGTGCCGGAGGCGCGCGCGGCGGGCGCCTACGCCTAA
- a CDS encoding M28 family peptidase, which produces MPRPAGSAAEARAREHCANVLRAAGFDVREVPFSYSSAPGRWGMPTAGALAGVTLVGAARAGTRGHAGLALVTLVTLGALLVLVAPRALGDGVARLPIARRRAVNLVATRGTNAPTLWLVAHVDAKSQPVPMAARVAGVGGSLVAWALAVMLAVAQLLGAASDAAWTPLAIVGVLAALPVIGSVIGAASPGALDNASGVATVLLAVEAPSLGPPLPERIGVLVTSAEEVGLAGARAWGRAPAEGARIVSSSAPTRPVALNVDSVDDEGALRVMRASALPVSLERALDDEAHVRRRRLPPGVLVDAIALADAGFAALTVSKATVRSLSRIHTSRDAVDELRGIGVVEAAALVRRLAARA; this is translated from the coding sequence GTGCCGCGTCCGGCGGGAAGCGCCGCCGAGGCGCGAGCGCGGGAGCACTGCGCGAACGTGCTGCGCGCCGCGGGGTTCGACGTGCGCGAGGTGCCGTTCTCGTACTCGTCGGCGCCGGGTCGGTGGGGGATGCCGACGGCGGGCGCGTTGGCCGGGGTCACGCTGGTGGGGGCGGCGCGCGCGGGTACGCGCGGGCACGCGGGGCTCGCGCTCGTGACGCTCGTCACACTCGGGGCGCTGCTCGTGCTCGTGGCGCCGCGCGCACTCGGCGACGGCGTGGCGCGGTTGCCCATCGCGCGACGGCGCGCGGTGAACCTCGTCGCGACGCGCGGCACGAACGCACCGACCCTGTGGCTCGTCGCGCACGTCGACGCGAAGTCGCAGCCGGTGCCGATGGCGGCGCGCGTCGCGGGCGTGGGCGGCTCGCTCGTCGCGTGGGCGCTCGCCGTCATGCTCGCGGTGGCGCAGCTGCTCGGCGCCGCGTCCGACGCGGCGTGGACGCCGCTCGCGATCGTCGGCGTGCTCGCGGCGCTGCCGGTGATCGGCAGTGTGATCGGCGCGGCATCGCCGGGCGCGCTCGACAACGCGTCGGGCGTCGCGACCGTGCTGCTCGCCGTGGAGGCGCCGTCGCTCGGGCCGCCGCTCCCGGAGCGGATCGGCGTGCTCGTCACGAGCGCCGAGGAGGTCGGTCTCGCCGGTGCGCGCGCGTGGGGGCGCGCACCGGCGGAAGGCGCGCGCATCGTGTCGTCCTCCGCGCCCACGCGTCCGGTCGCGCTCAACGTCGACAGCGTCGACGACGAGGGTGCGCTGCGCGTCATGCGCGCGTCGGCGCTGCCGGTGTCGCTGGAGCGCGCGCTCGACGACGAGGCGCACGTGCGACGTCGCCGTCTGCCGCCCGGAGTGCTCGTGGATGCGATCGCGCTCGCCGACGCCGGCTTCGCCGCGCTCACGGTGAGCAAGGCCACGGTGCGTTCGCTGTCGCGCATACACACGTCGCGCGACGCGGTCGACGAGCTGCGCGGCATCGGCGTCGTGGAGGCGGCCGCGCTCGTGCGAAGACTCGCGGCGCGGGCGTGA